GCACGGCATCGTGCTGGTGGGCGCCATGGTGGCCTTGGGCGCCGCCGAGGGCCCGGTGGAGCAGGTGATCGGCTTCCTCGGCGTGGCGCTCGCCGCCGGCAACGCGGTGGGCGGCTACGTCGTCACCGAGCGCATGCTGGAGATGTTCAAGGACAGCGGCAAGAAGGCCAAGCCATGACGCTGCCCTTCTCCGCCCAGGTCACCGACGACCTGATCCAGGCCGCCTACTTCCTGGCGGCGCTCCTGTTCATCCTGGGCCTCAAGCGCATGAGCTCCCCCAAGGGCGCGCGGGGCGGCATCGTGTGGGCGGGCGTGGGCATGCTCGTCGCCACGCTCATCACCTTCCTGTATCCGGGCCTGCACAACTTCGGGCTGATGCTGGCCGGCATCCTGGTGGGCGGCATCGCCGCCTGGTGGAGCGGCAAGCGCGTGGCCATGACCGCCATGCCGCAGATGGTGGCGCTCTACAACGGCATGGGTGGCGGCGCGGCCGCCGCCATCGCCGCCGCGGAGCTGCTGCACCCGGCGGGCCTGTCCCGCGCGGCGGTGGTGCTGGCGGTGGCCGGCGCGCTCATCGGCGCGGTGTCCTTCAGCGGCAGCCTCATCGCCTTCGCCAAGCTGCAGGGCCTCATCAACCGCTCGCTGCGCTTCAAGGGCCAGCAGCTCGTGAACGGCCTGGTGTTCCTGCTGGCGCTCGGCCACGGCGCGGCGCTGGCGCTCGGCTACAGCGACGGCCCCGGCACGGTGGTGGCGTTCTTCGTGCTGGCGCTGCTGTTCGGCGTGCTCATGACGGTGCCCATCGGCGGCGCCGACATGCCGGTGGTGATCTCCCTCTACAACGCCTTCACGGGCCTCGCGGTGGGTTTCGAGGGTTTCGTGCTGCAGAACGCCGCCATGATCATCGCCGGCACGGTGGTGGGCTCGGCCGGCACCCTGCTCACCCAGCTCATGGCCAAGGCCATGAACCGCTCCATCGGCAACGTGCTGTTCTCGAACTTCGGCGAGACTGCCGCCGCGGGCGGCGAGGTGACGGGCAGCCTCAAGCCCATCGACGCCGCCGACGCGGGCGTGATGATGGCCTACGGCGCCAAGGTCATCATCGTGCCCGGCTATGGCATGGCGGTGGCCCAGGCCCAGCACAAGGTGTGGGAGCTGACACAGCTGCTGCAGTCCCGCGGCGTGACCGTGAAGTTCGCGATCCACCCGGTGGCGGGCCGCATGCCGGGGCACATGAACGTGCTGCTGGCCGAGGCCGGCGTGCCCTACGACATCATCGCGGACCTGGACGAGATCAACGCCGAGTTCCCCACCGCGGACGTGGCGCTCATCATCGGCGCCAACGACGTGGTGAACCCGGACGCGCGCAACCGCAAGGACAGCCCCATCTACGGCATGCCGATCCTGGACGCGGACAAGGCCAAGAACGTGATCGTGATCAAGCGCGGCCAGGGCCGCGGCTTCTCGGGCATCGAGAACGCGCTGTTCTACATGGACAACACGCGCATGCTCTACGGCGACGGCCAGGAGGCCGTCGCTAAGCTGATCCACGGCATCAAGACATTGGATTGAGCTGAAAGCGAGTAGATGAAAAAACCCGCTGAGAGGCGGGTTTTTTATTTCGGTGGCGGGTTCTGGGGCGCCTGCGGGTGCGATCGCATCTTGTCCTTGAGCTGCTGGCGCTGCTCCGGCGTCATGTTCTTCCAGCGTTCGCGCAGCTTCTGGCGCTGCTCGGGCGTCATGCGCTGGTACTTGTCGAACATGGCGCGGATGTGCTGCTGCTCGTCCGGCGGCAGCTTCTGGAAGTTCTCATAACGCTGGCGCAGGCGCGCGCGCTCGTCCGGCGTGAGCTGTTGCCAGCGCTGCAGGCGCTGGCGGAAGCGCTCCCGCTCCTGGGGGCTCATCTTCTCCCAGCGGTCGGCGGCGGTCTTGAGCTTGTGCTGGCGCGCCGCCGGCAGGCTCGACCACTTGTCCTTGTCGTAGCCCAGCACCTGCTGCTCGGCGGGCGTAAGCGCCTCCCACGGGACCGGCGCCGCATGCGTGGCCGCGACCGGCGCCGGGCCGGCGGCGGCGCCACCGGCCCACAGGCCGGCGAGCAGAAGGATGGCGGGTGCGTGCTTCATCGGACGGCGGCGCGTCCGGCGCCGGAGGGCGGCGTCTCGCTGCCCGCGGCGGGCGGACGGGGCTTGTCGCGGCGGCGCTCCGCCTCGGTGCGCACCTTGGCGGGGTCGATGCGGGCGAAGGTCATGGGATCCACCCACTGGCCGGAGTCGTCCTGCCAGTCGGCCATGAAGTCCAGCACCAGCGGGTCCGTCGGCAGCGGCGGTTCATCCTTGGCCTGGAGGGCACCGGCACCGAGGGCCAGCGGCAACAGCAGCGACGCGAGACGCAGGCGCTTCATCCGCCCACCCCGTCGTCATCTTCATCATCCACGTCGTCCACGGTGTCGGAGTCCGGCGCCGCCACCGGCTGGTCCTGGGTCTCCATCCACTGGTAGAAATCCAGGTCTGCGTACATGTCCAGGTTGTCCTGGGTCTCGATCAGGGGGGCGTCGGTGTTGGCGGCGCTGAACGGGGCCGAAGGGCCCGGCCCGCTGCCGCTCATCCAGAGGGCGCCACCCACCACCGCCACGAAGGCCAGCGCCACGGCTCCCGCCGGGATGCGCCAGCCCCAGGCGGGGCTGCGGTGCGCACCGACGGCGTCCACGGCCCGGCGGCGCGACTCGGACAGGCGCGCCAACACCTTCGGGTCCAGTCCGGCGGTGCTCGCCAGGAACCGCTCCCGGGCCCGCTGCGTGAAGATGTCGTCCATATCCTGCTTGTTCATGACCAGTGTTCCCCCAGCGTCTTCCGCAGGCTGTGTACCGCCCGCGACAGATGGGTCTTGACGCTGCCCTCGGAGCAGCCCATGGCCTTCGCCGTCTGCTCGACGTCCAGGCCTTCCAATATACGCAGCATGAAGGCTTCCCGTTGACGCGTGGGGAGCTCTCCCAGGGCCTCTTCGAGCGCCGTCATGGCCGCCCCTTGGGCCACCTGCTCGGAGGGGTCCCTCCCCGCCGGATCGGGCGCCGAGGCGATCGGATCCGGCATCTCGTCTTCCCCGTCCTCCTTCTGGCCGCCGAAGAAGGACAGCACCCGGTTGCGCACGGCGCGGCGGCGCTGGATGTCACGGATGCGGCTCTGCAGGATCTTATAGAAGAGGGGCGTCCACTCCGCCGCCGGGCGGTCTGCGTAACGCCGGGCGAGCTGGTACATGGCGTCCTGTACCGCGTCCTGGGCATCCTCCACGCTGCGCAGCCCGAGCTGGGCGATACGGAAGGCGCGGCGCTCCACGTCGGCGAGGAAGCGGTTGAGTTCTTGGGCGGTATCCAGGTGGGGTCTCGCGTGCCGGGCGCCCTGGCGCCCTCGGCGAAAGGTTATCATGCGGAGGCCTCGCCGCAGGCCGCGCGACCCTCCTATGCCCCAGCCGGACGGACAAATTTTCGTCAAACCGACACATGTGCTCGACGTGCGCGCGCGAATAGCATGCGCCCGTCCTTCATCCACACACTTATCCACAAATTCTGTGGATAACCTGCCGCCATGAAGCGCGCGCCGCTCTATCTCAAGGTAGCGGTGCCCTCGCCGCTGTACCGTGACTTCGACTACCTGCCGCCGCCGGACGCGGATGCCGTCCAGCTCCAGCCAGGCGTGCGCCTGAAGCTTCCGTTCGGCCGGCGCGAGGTGGTGGGCGTGCTCCTGGAGACCACCGCCAGCAGCGCGGTGCCCGCGGGCAAGCTCAAGGCGGCACGCAAGCTCCTGGACGCGGCGGCGGTGCTGCCGCCGGAGATGCTGGCGCTGGCCCGCTGGGCCGCAGACTATTACCGCCACCCCATCGGCGAGGTGATGCAGGCGCTCATGCCGGTGGCCTTGCGCCAAGGCAAGCCGGCAGAGCTTCCCGCCGCACCCCGCTGGCGGCTCACCCAGGCGGGCCTCGCCGGCGATGTCGCGGAACTCAGGCGCGCGCCCAAGCAGCGCGCGCTCCATGCCCTGCTGCAGCGCCATCCGGATGGCCTCGAAGGGCCCCGCCTCACGGAGGAGCTGCCCCAGGCCGCCGCCGCGGTGAAGGCCATGCTCAAGCGCGGGTGGATCGAGGATGCGTCCCGCCATGCCGCGGCACTGGAGGCGGACATCCCGCTGCCGGTGATGGAGGGCGCGCCGCTGAACCCCGCCCAGCAGGCGGCGGCGGACGCCGTCATCGCCGCGCTCGGCGGCTATCAGGCCTTCCTGCTGGACGGTGTCACCGGCAGCGGCAAGACCGAGGTATATCTCGCGGCCATCGCCGCCGCGGTGGCGGGTGGACGCCAGGCGCTGGTGCTCTTGCCGGAGATCAACCTCACGCCCCAGACCCTCGCGCGCTTCCGCGCCCGCTTCGGTGAGGTGGCGGCCTATCACTCGGGCCTCAATGACAGCGAGCGCCTGGCCACCTGGCTTGCTGCCCGGGACGGGCGCGCGCGGGTGATCGTAGGCACCCGCTCCGCCGCCTGGCTGCCGCTGAGATCCCCCGGCCTCATCGTGGTGGACGAGGAGCACGACGCCTCCTTCAAGCAGCAGGAGGGCTTCCGCTACTCGGCCCGGGACCTCGCGGTGGTGCGCGCGCAGCGCGCATCCATCCCCGTGATCCTGGGCACCGCCACGCCTTCCCTGGAGTCGCTGCACAACGCCGCCCAGGGTCGCTACACGCGCCTCGAGCTTCCCGAGCGCGCCGGCAGCGCACGCCACCCCAGCCTGAGGCTGCTGGACATCCGCAGCCGGCCCCTGGTGGAAGGCCTCTCCGACATCCTGCTGGACGCGGTGAAGCGCCATCTCGGCGCCGGCGGCCAGGTGCTGCTGTTCCTGAACCGCCGCGGCTACGCGCCCACCCTCATGTGCCACGACTGCGGCACGCCGGAAGCCTGCAAGCGCTGCGACGCGCGCATGACGCTGCACGGCGACCGGCGTCTCGTCTGCCACCACTGCGGCGCAGAACGGCCCGTCCCC
This portion of the Gammaproteobacteria bacterium genome encodes:
- a CDS encoding NAD(P) transhydrogenase subunit alpha — translated: MIDGFIALYIFMLAGFTGYEVISRVPVILHTPLMSGSNFVHGIVLVGAMVALGAAEGPVEQVIGFLGVALAAGNAVGGYVVTERMLEMFKDSGKKAKP
- a CDS encoding NAD(P)(+) transhydrogenase (Re/Si-specific) subunit beta, whose amino-acid sequence is MTLPFSAQVTDDLIQAAYFLAALLFILGLKRMSSPKGARGGIVWAGVGMLVATLITFLYPGLHNFGLMLAGILVGGIAAWWSGKRVAMTAMPQMVALYNGMGGGAAAAIAAAELLHPAGLSRAAVVLAVAGALIGAVSFSGSLIAFAKLQGLINRSLRFKGQQLVNGLVFLLALGHGAALALGYSDGPGTVVAFFVLALLFGVLMTVPIGGADMPVVISLYNAFTGLAVGFEGFVLQNAAMIIAGTVVGSAGTLLTQLMAKAMNRSIGNVLFSNFGETAAAGGEVTGSLKPIDAADAGVMMAYGAKVIIVPGYGMAVAQAQHKVWELTQLLQSRGVTVKFAIHPVAGRMPGHMNVLLAEAGVPYDIIADLDEINAEFPTADVALIIGANDVVNPDARNRKDSPIYGMPILDADKAKNVIVIKRGQGRGFSGIENALFYMDNTRMLYGDGQEAVAKLIHGIKTLD
- a CDS encoding DUF3106 domain-containing protein, whose amino-acid sequence is MKHAPAILLLAGLWAGGAAAGPAPVAATHAAPVPWEALTPAEQQVLGYDKDKWSSLPAARQHKLKTAADRWEKMSPQERERFRQRLQRWQQLTPDERARLRQRYENFQKLPPDEQQHIRAMFDKYQRMTPEQRQKLRERWKNMTPEQRQQLKDKMRSHPQAPQNPPPK
- a CDS encoding RNA polymerase sigma factor; protein product: MITFRRGRQGARHARPHLDTAQELNRFLADVERRAFRIAQLGLRSVEDAQDAVQDAMYQLARRYADRPAAEWTPLFYKILQSRIRDIQRRRAVRNRVLSFFGGQKEDGEDEMPDPIASAPDPAGRDPSEQVAQGAAMTALEEALGELPTRQREAFMLRILEGLDVEQTAKAMGCSEGSVKTHLSRAVHSLRKTLGEHWS
- a CDS encoding primosomal protein N' is translated as MKRAPLYLKVAVPSPLYRDFDYLPPPDADAVQLQPGVRLKLPFGRREVVGVLLETTASSAVPAGKLKAARKLLDAAAVLPPEMLALARWAADYYRHPIGEVMQALMPVALRQGKPAELPAAPRWRLTQAGLAGDVAELRRAPKQRALHALLQRHPDGLEGPRLTEELPQAAAAVKAMLKRGWIEDASRHAAALEADIPLPVMEGAPLNPAQQAAADAVIAALGGYQAFLLDGVTGSGKTEVYLAAIAAAVAGGRQALVLLPEINLTPQTLARFRARFGEVAAYHSGLNDSERLATWLAARDGRARVIVGTRSAAWLPLRSPGLIVVDEEHDASFKQQEGFRYSARDLAVVRAQRASIPVILGTATPSLESLHNAAQGRYTRLELPERAGSARHPSLRLLDIRSRPLVEGLSDILLDAVKRHLGAGGQVLLFLNRRGYAPTLMCHDCGTPEACKRCDARMTLHGDRRLVCHHCGAERPVPRRCSHCGSESFGAFGQGTERIEQALTELFPEAGVTRVDRDSTRRKGSMEKILDEVQRGERRLLVGTQMLAKGHDFPNVTLVGVLDADQGLFSADFRASERMAQLIIQVAGRAGRAERTGEVLIQTHQPDHPLLQHLVREGYGSFAAAALDERRLAALPPYAAFVLLRAEAPAQAAPTAFLEAARELFAARRAPGVQLLGPAPAPMERRAGRYRAHLLLQAGQRGPLQKLLAAALPELDQLKPARRVRWSVDVDPISLD